In Herbaspirillum sp. WKF16, one genomic interval encodes:
- a CDS encoding IS3 family transposase, producing MDYQRPQACSIRRGCQMIDLPRSTYYYQSKLATLALGDTELARLVEDIHDVFPGYGYRRITLELRARGHVVNHKRVARIMREHQVCGHHRRRFKPVAGSETNVAVFPNLYQNIIPTEPDRVWVADITHIRIASGFIYLAVVLDACSRKVIGYALSKRIDTPLALAALAAAYRIRKPAPGTCIHHTDRGCQYASALYRDALAEFGLIGSMSAPANPYHNAQAESFMKTLKVEEVYLAGYEKFDDVAARLPYFIEEIYNERRMHSALGYQSPNHFEAQLARQAA from the coding sequence GAGGATGCCAAATGATCGATCTGCCACGTAGCACCTATTATTACCAGTCTAAGCTGGCTACTTTGGCACTCGGTGATACTGAACTGGCGCGTCTGGTAGAGGACATCCACGATGTCTTTCCAGGTTATGGCTATCGTCGAATCACGTTGGAGTTGAGGGCACGCGGGCATGTGGTCAATCACAAGCGCGTAGCCAGGATCATGCGCGAGCACCAGGTGTGCGGCCACCATCGGCGCAGATTCAAGCCAGTCGCCGGCTCTGAAACTAACGTCGCCGTCTTTCCTAATCTCTATCAGAACATCATTCCAACGGAGCCAGATCGTGTCTGGGTTGCCGATATCACCCACATCCGAATAGCATCCGGCTTTATCTACCTGGCCGTTGTTTTGGATGCTTGCAGCCGCAAGGTAATCGGCTACGCTTTATCCAAGCGGATCGACACGCCTTTGGCCCTGGCCGCACTGGCGGCCGCCTACAGAATTCGCAAGCCGGCGCCCGGCACCTGCATTCACCATACGGATCGCGGGTGCCAATATGCCAGCGCTTTGTACCGGGATGCTCTGGCGGAGTTTGGTCTGATAGGATCGATGAGTGCGCCAGCCAATCCGTATCACAACGCGCAGGCGGAGAGCTTCATGAAGACGCTCAAGGTCGAAGAGGTTTATCTGGCCGGCTATGAGAAATTCGACGACGTAGCGGCGAGACTGCCATACTTCATCGAAGAGATTTACAACGAGCGGCGCATGCACTCTGCACTGGGCTATCAATCACCTAACCATTTCGAAGCACAACTCGCTCGGCAAGCGGCTTAG